The Mytilus edulis chromosome 4, xbMytEdul2.2, whole genome shotgun sequence nucleotide sequence aTAATAGATAACATTTGTgatattattatttctttaaaatccATGCATGGGACTACATGGATATCATGTATGAGTGTCAGTATCAAAGACGACATCGGATATGACATAGTCACAACCCGGTCCGCCGTTTTTGAATGTATCTAATTGCCAAAGTGGgacttatttaataaatcatgaGTCAAAGTGTTGCAGAAAATTCTTTCTTTGCAAAAATTAAAGTTATAGTAAATACAGACAACTGTTACAATAAATTCTTATACGGAAGACTTTAAGcttgagcaacacgaacacaaCTATTTTTATAAAAACGATAGTACCCTTAGGTAGGTACGCAGGTCCGGCTCACTAGTGAAACCTGTCACCGTTAAGTTGTAGTGGAGAAAAATTTCATACTGTAGCTCAAAGTGTATATCGcgtttcaaattattttaaaatacatttgtatggtgcagggccgtaactagtctcttttaatagtgaggcaaaatatattcgccgccagaagctctgagaaaaataacgcaaaatcgcgcattctgagcgtttcccggactctttcttacatagAAACGCAAATAATGtttagctattttttcgacaatattctgatctcaaagcaaaaacataaatTCATTGTTATTTAAAACTTTAAGGTTTTAGGGAGAACATTAAAAGATCGATTTGTAGGATAAAACAAAAATCGTAATTTTCATCATCATTAATACTGGATCTGTctatctgttcttgtcttgtattgtgctgacttGTGATTTTTTTATAACTAGACTAAGATATAATGACAGTGCAGTCTGAGTaatatactttaagtactagtactgcttaagtctaCCCTATAGGGACCATATTGACTTTGTTTTACGGTATTTATGATTCTGTCattattgaagaccctccagcaactatcaagatgaagaacaggaataaaaactttgaccattgatcattttttttatacattgtgttcGATTAGCTCCCGTGCACGTGTACTTCATATTCCTTCACTCtctgttaaagggtctgaacacgacttaatgtaaatttaacccttgaatgtaaaaggttatatggcaatacattgatgttttttttcttcaaaaaatgatttgataccgggaaattggtggacgtactttaatttaaaccatgtcagctatctagttttatccacAGGCGCTTTGGTACTAtatgatacagatatttttttctgtattatatacccaagcgcctgtggttTCATATACAAAACAAggcagttttgtattctttgatatcaagttaaaTTCTCCATGAAGAAAcaaccatttttttctgtgttcagtagcattgtatattaaaatattttctcgcataaTGCCTGGACATCGTTGGACATGCAATATTACACAGTgtgacacgtttacaaatgaaaattaacaatCAGACTAGTCATTatgtaggacaataaatgaacaaaagacaaacccgagACACAGAAGTaaaaacaatagaccatcaactctgaaaaccaaaagtaaaatagaaacatggattacgaaaaacatgcaggggagacaccagagagtgaagagaacttgcttcttgcaagacactttccgtggaaacaatttgatatgaaaacaatcttttgttttagtttttttgaaatttaaaacatgaggcatttgcctcatttgcctcaatataGTTACGGCCCTGTCAGGTGGAATGTAAAAGTTCGAAATGCATCAACTAAACAGTTCTTCGGGAAATAAGGTTGACATAACTAATCGAAAAACAACACAAActttacaaaaagaaacaaagactgtgtagaaaattaaaacataagtgACCTGAATGCACTCTAAAAATGGTTAAGTGAACTATGGTGCAAACTAGCCAAATCTTTCTTGTAGCAAATGACATAGACAATACCGATGACAAATCTATAGCTTTCGATAAAGTTATGAACAAAGAAAGGACGTCAAAAATGTATACTGACGACAGTGAGTgacacaaatatttttaaaacggTTGACTAAGTATGATCGTGTTCTTAAATTTGTCGAAAAATGACTCAAACTTTAAAATAAGAACACTTATATGAATAACATTTGTTAGACAGCAACATACCAATCAAGAAGGGGCTTCTGTGATCAGGTGGTCTAATTAGTCGATCTAATGTATCACTAGCATATTAACACTGAGGTTGGGAGATCCAATCCCGCACGTACAGATGCACatgaatcattttatttattctttctaTAGAATGGAGACGATGTAGAGCTtgacatattttattattatacattattcTTTTTCCTGTTTCCTtaccaatgtattttttttttaaagtttgtgtCTTTAGAagaaagaataataatgaattgtaaaatcacaaaattacaaaACTCCGAAAAGTGTCATTAACCTGAATTGCACATCTCTTATTTATCTGTGTTAGCACGTTTTGCGAGTGAGCACAACGAACTACCCAAAGGCTTCACATTGTCACAAAAAAAACGTAaccattgaggtgtattttcagGAATTTGCCGAATGACGTCGAAATTTCATGCAGTAATAACCGGAAGCAGTTGAAATAAAACGGACGCAGTTGATAACAAAAGTCATTTCACACATCGGGTTCAATCACCaactttctacataagaaaatgcctgtaccaagtgaatatgacatttgttatccatttgtttgatgtgtttgagcttttgccagtagattaaggactttcctttttgaattttcatcggagttcagtattttagtgaatttactttttttatagttttttcataTGGTTTGTCTTGTGTTTATGGATTTCATTTGTCTTTTTGCTATTTCTAATGGACATGATCCGAGTTATGGAGTTCAATAAATCTTTTTATATGTCATGACCATAAAAGTTGAGCTGTATTTTCAAGACTACATCATTATAATGAGCTAGGGTAACCATCGTCATCACAAAGATATGTTTTTGTCGATTATCTTTCAAGATAAgaatacatgaatatcaatacactttataacaaaataatcacAGCAAATCCATAAAAGTTAATTATGGGattaaatataacagttattcATATTCCAAATCTATCGAATAATGTTTGcaagataaaagataaaatatcaaaaatgaaagtgttcaAAAGTACACAAAATGCACTGCAAACGTTAATGAAATATAATAATGGGTACACACTATTAACAAAAGCTCCTAAATAACGATGAAGGAAGAATGGTTCATTGTCGGTAGATGATAAGTAATTTTcgtcttcctcttcctcttcggACTCTACGCAACAGGTTCTCTTAAAATCACAACATTTTTGTCCACTGTTTTCATCATTTGGATCGTTCAAAGCCCAACAAGATAGTACACCGATACAACACAGGTTACAATCACATGACCAGAGCTTGCAAGAAGGTTTGCATTCATCAATTACAAGCTTCTTACCCCATAAACAGCATGGCTTTGAACATTCACATCTTAAATAGAACAAgaataaatacaaatatcatcGATATTCACAATTGATGTTATAGAAACGTACACGCATGCACAGACGACGTATGACAGAtgataaattttatgttttctgtcattttaatggaatagagataacaaataaagataacagtagtataccgctgttcgaaattcataaatcgatagagaagaAAACATTCCGGCTTacatattgtatttgaagctacgcgacatcaattggtgatttgatggttacAAATACCACTACTTAATTTGCGAGCATCAAttaccaattgatgccgtcggagcttaataAACATACTACAGTTTTCTCCGAAAACAAATACATTAACACCTGTCTTCTTTTAAAAGATGTGTTTACAACACAAAAAAGGACGAAAATAGCATTTAAGAATTTTTATTTCTGtctttaaaaagaaaactgagtttTTTCGTGCCACAATAATGGTCTACTCTTATAAATACCATCTTCAATTACATGGTATGTGTACATTTATACGACATATTCATGTTTGGTCTACACCACACTAATGGCGCTCGAATAGGGATAATTGTTTTGAAAAGGTATTTATAAAACACCTTTTATATTTCTTCATTACAGGGTCAAGTTGTACAATATCAGTGAAAGCATCATATACAAAGAATAATACTCACGTGTAGAAGCAACAACAACAAGGACACAAACATCTCATACATCCTTTCAAGGAACATTCAGTGGGACAGCAGCAGCTACAACAACTGCAACAactactttttttcttcttttgcaCCGTTTGCGTCATGAGGGTACTTTCCTCACAACACGTTGCACTAGTTATATAACGCCATATATTACTAATCATTGCCATGCCACCATTAATTACAGCAGTTATCCTTCTTTTCAGATGTTTCTCATCGTGAAATACATCAGTGTTGCAGCTCGGTAAGCAAACATTTTGATAGCGTAAAAGGAGAATAGCTTGCGGGATTTCAATTAATATCAATTTATATAAAGTCTCTGTTCGACCGTCAAGGAATTTTTTCGGATAACTGAGGATACCTTTCCGTTTTTCCAAGTTTCTCAGCTTTTTCTTTTCCTGATTTTCTTTAAACACAATTTCGCCTCTTATCTGATAGATaatattagaaatttgaattaaagCTATAGCTGTACCTGCAATGGTAAAATACATGTAGTTGTGGGCTATGTCCTCCATGTCTGTGCAATTTTTTCCGGAGTTGCCAAATTTGGAGGTTCCATTAACATACAAAGGCGGGTCTTTCATATCAAACCACTGCATCCAGTCAGAGACGCTATCCATCACGATAAACAACGCTGAAACTATTCTTGTCAGAATGACTCTCTGCGACTCTCGCTTCTTCTGCAATTTTGGAATTTCTTCATCATCACCTCTACCAATTGTTTGGTCCGGCGGAAAAGATGATGGTCGAGTCTTTCTTCTTCGCCTAGAATTGTTAGAAAATTCATCTTCGGGTAGTTCTACTGTTGAAACACTTGCACGATCGAAATGATCCATTCCATTCAACGGATGTTGGTTCATGGCTCTTGGTTGCTGGTTAATAGGTGCTGCCATTCGTGGAGGTTCTATGGCCAACCTTCTTCTAGAATATTCATGTGGTACCACTTCTGGATAACGGTCATCTATTGCAGGGAGGGATGTACTCGGAATGTATCCCCTATTAGTAAAGGATGTTTCTACACTCCTACTGCTCATTTCAAAAGAAGGAACGCTGGTGTTATGGGCAAATCCTTGTGGATGTTGGTACGTTGGTGGAATTGACGGGAAACTAGCCGAATTTCCCCGGTATCCGAAAGAACGTTCAACTGTTTTTTCGTGAGCTTCATATGATCCAAAGGAATTTCGATCAAAACGCCTATCCATTTTTGCTCCTTTCTTCTTTGAACTGAATTGAATTTATGTATCAAAGGGTCGTTTTATCTTTTTAAGATTTTGAACTTTGTCAAATAGAAGAGACATGATAGATAATTGTGATTTGAGTCAAAGGTAATATTTCTTATCGCTCGGTTTAAACTACATGTAGTATTATGACATGTACAAGATTCAACAATATTGCATAATAATGACAAGTGGTTAGTTTGAAATTCTTTTTATACTTTatgagtttttatatttttttaagaacctTTTTGTACTTTTAATAAACTTACTGGGTTAACGATTCCTCGTGTAAAGTTTGAATTTGACTGAAATGATATGATAAACTGTTTAAACAAAAGTATGGTTCTAAAAAACATCATATAAAAGCAATCTAAAAAAATTCACAATGAATCATAGCTAAACCAAAAGTTAGATAGAAAATATGTGAAATTTGAGACTCTTATAACTGGAAATATGCAGCGCACACAtcgtaaaaatatattttgacatgATTGTTATAGCAAGTTACATATCAgactttaatattttgtttgtcgAATCCTACATTCTACTGATATTTAAActgaattaatttttttcaagtCTTTTGCGATTTAGCCAATATTTACGACCAATTTGACAGCTGTTATTTCGAGTTATTTTCGGTCTAATACGAATTATTATGAGTTATTTCGGTGTATTTACGATACAATTCCACaatttgtgaagagttgtcagAAAAAAGTATTAGCGACTTACAGAcattttaaggttcatgtggaccctatggctgaaatggccgtattttcacctctaAATTTACTCTGAGCACAGGCAAACCtatgcatctggaaaagttttaaggcatagcatgctctagataaatagaattcaaatgcattgtatgatttagaaaattcataacttaactggattttgccgtacactttaattttttcgtccctgcagaagatgataaaattaacaaacagttgagtttaccttgatatggtccactcaggtacacagtttaattaaccaattattgtcaggtatctattgtccatctattgtccatgtcatttaatacagctcacttcaattattacctgtggggaagttctcaaacctgtttcccaacttagtttattttggcaccttctggaggaatgaaaaaaagtgcacggcaaaattctggtaagtttttatttttctaaaacataaaacatgtttgcaatttatttatctagggcatgctatgctttaaattttttatagatgcgcaggtttgtctgtactcagagtaaattttgaggtgaaaatacagccattttagccatagggtccacatgaaccttaagggCTTTTACGGATTATTACAGGTACATTATGAAATGTTCCTATTCATCGAAGCTTTACGTGCTAATTACGGCCTGATAACGAGTCCTTACGACTTTTGAAGCTTTTATACAAAATAGTTATATATCTCATGTCTATCTGTAAGGTACTCTTAACTTCACGTAGGGAGAGATCGTAAAAACTCGTATAACAATCCATAAAGTCATTGTAACACTACCGAATGCAATCGGAAACAACACGTACAGTAAGCACatgtaataattcataaaaaatcagcaaacaaacTGAAACAAGTCGTGCTTACGTGTTGATTACGATTTTATTCAGTTCGTTTTACAATGACTTCACGGGTTGGTACGAGATATACGAGAATTTTAgtttgtacaaagtcaggaatatgacagttgttatctgtttgatgtgttttgagcttttgattgggaactccattttgaattttcctagaaGATCGATATTGttgttactttactttttacGTGTACATGCGAATACGGTACGAATATGTTTGTAATAAATCATGACAGTTCTggagtactgactactgagctgatgaaaATCCCTGATTAATTGAC carries:
- the LOC139518931 gene encoding uncharacterized protein; translation: MDRRFDRNSFGSYEAHEKTVERSFGYRGNSASFPSIPPTYQHPQGFAHNTSVPSFEMSSRSVETSFTNRGYIPSTSLPAIDDRYPEVVPHEYSRRRLAIEPPRMAAPINQQPRAMNQHPLNGMDHFDRASVSTVELPEDEFSNNSRRRRKTRPSSFPPDQTIGRGDDEEIPKLQKKRESQRVILTRIVSALFIVMDSVSDWMQWFDMKDPPLYVNGTSKFGNSGKNCTDMEDIAHNYMYFTIAGTAIALIQISNIIYQIRGEIVFKENQEKKKLRNLEKRKGILSYPKKFLDGRTETLYKLILIEIPQAILLLRYQNVCLPSCNTDVFHDEKHLKRRITAVINGGMAMISNIWRYITSATCCEESTLMTQTVQKKKKSSCCSCCSCCCPTECSLKGCMRCLCPCCCCFYTCECSKPCCLWGKKLVIDECKPSCKLWSCDCNLCCIGVLSCWALNDPNDENSGQKCCDFKRTCCVESEEEEEDENYLSSTDNEPFFLHRYLGAFVNSVYPLLYFINVCSAFCVLLNTFIFDILSFILQTLFDRFGI